One Hippoglossus stenolepis isolate QCI-W04-F060 chromosome 22, HSTE1.2, whole genome shotgun sequence DNA segment encodes these proteins:
- the pdzrn4 gene encoding PDZ domain-containing RING finger protein 4 translates to MVTSGFKKLSHPKLKALKQQFTNRWVTSQWVATWCKGTGSQVNGRDFSKVDHDQAVAEAIRRDPIVVQVLRRTPNTVAGAVPHSGMPQDVCVIDVCTQTDITFEHIMALAKLRPATPPVPDICPFLLSDSCHSIHTMEHEFYECPEYLSNTPAEVERTEEYEYEEVELCRQNNQEKLGLTLCYRTDEEEDTSIYVSQVEPNSIAARDGRIKEGDRILQINGCEVQDREKAVAMLSNEEARSIVLLVTRPEIQLEEEEVWLDDEQQELVEELKMEILEERRKQKEHSFDRGDEHQAEEEMTTDTATCSSNNQDSGFGRSTDSPEHQPLLARLHRRSPAHCLRDRWQAEHPHTRHGSGQDTQSQRIMSKRQGQEGVLSIRNSGGGVLGLENRFQQLLELKCQIRNGGECGVYSIRHSIECSLTEQGVEEADGGDSEGGGGGMEHELRMLNDELRSIELECQSIMQAHQLRQTHNLDPSQPAPCSPGWSPKDTHKRHGRLADIHEHPERSDSDKLREKDSSSAYNTAESARSTPLGMERSPDHSLQRHISITNQKNLRLASSTPSSPIPIPKPHSTPSHSRPADPGLVISSSPDQSNPSRSESDPALPADDERCEKKGRTRESRRALPYGCSYQTTPYQGQGGSRQLQSYMQLLQQHSSLEYSQSQLSLLSVCRDPVHRSGRPGEPRLEWKVKVRADGTRYVARRPARDRILRERALRIREERSGGMTTDDDAMSEMKMGRYWSKEERKQHLARAREQRKRREFMQKSRLECLKEGPASGAEGRKEINILELSHKKMMKKRNKKILDNWMTIQELMSHGARVPEGSKVHNAFLSVTTV, encoded by the exons atggttacttctggtttcaaaaaactaAGTCATCCCAAACTCAAGGCTCTAAAACAGCAGTTCACAAACCGatgggtgacgtcacagtgggTTGCTACTTGGTGTAAAGGTACTGGATcccag GTAAACGGACGTGACTTCTCCAAGGTCGACCATGACCAGGCGGTGGCGGAGGCCATCAGGCGAGACCCCATCGTTGTCCAGGTTCTCCGGCGAACCCCTAACACAGTTGCGGGGGCCGTCCCACACAGCGGCATGCCACAGGACGTGTGCGTCATCGACGTTTGCACACAGACGGACATCACCTTCGAGCACATCATGGCACTGGCCAAGCTCCGGCCTGCGACCCCACCCGTCCCTGACATCTGTCCCTTCCTTTTGTCTGACAG CTGTCATTCCATCCACACCATGGAGCACGAGTTTTATGAATGTCCAGAGTACCTGTCTAACACGCctgcagaggtggagaggaCGGAAGAGTATGAATACGAG gaGGTGGAGCTGTGTCGGCAGAACAACCAGGAGAAGCTCGGCCTGACACTCTGCTACAGGAccgacgaggaggaggacaccAGCATCTATGTCAGCCAG GTGGAGCCAAACAGCATAGCAGCGAGAGACGGGCGCATCAAGGAAGGAGATCGTATTTTACAG ATAAATGGCTGTGAGGtgcaagacagagagaaagcCGTGGCCATGTTATCAAACGAAGAAGCAAGAAGCATCGTGCTGCTGGTGACGAGACCAGAAATCCAG ctggaggaggaggaggtatgGCTGGATGACGAGCagcaggagctggtggaggagctgaagatggagatcctggaggagaggaggaagcagaaggaGCATAGTTTTGACAGAGGGGATGAG CATCAAGCTGAAGAAGAGATGACAACAGACACAGCTACGTGTTCCTCCAATAATCAAGACAGCGGCTTTGGACGCAGTACAGACAGTCCGGAGCACCAACCCTTGCTTGCCAGACTACACAGGAGGAGCCCGGCCCATTGCCTGAGGGACCGATGGCAGGCAGAGCATCCGCACACAAGGCATGGGAGTGGACAGGACACCCAGAGTCAAAGGATAATGTCCAAACGTCAAGGCCAAGAAGGGGTACTCAGTATTCGCAATAGTGGAGGTGGGGTCTTAGGATTAGAGAATCGATTCCAGCAACTTCTGGAGCTCAAGTGTCAAATCCGGAATGGAGGCGAGTGTGGGGTGTACTCTATTCGACACAGTATAGAGTGTAGCCTCACTGAGCAGGGAGTAGAGGAAGCAGATGGTGGGGACAGTGAGGGAGGCGGGGGAGGTATGGAGCATGAGTTGAGAATGCTGAATGACGAACTACGAAGTATTGAGCTGGAGTGCCAGAGCATCATGCAGGCGCATCAACTCCGTCAGACACACAATCTGGACCCCTCACAGCCGGCACCCTGCTCACCAGGATGGAGCCCCAAAGACACGCACAAGCGGCACGGCAGGTTGGCCGACATCCATGAACATCCGGAGAGGTCGGACAGCGATAAGCTAAGGGAGAAGGACAGCTCCAGTGCCTACAACACAGCTGAGAGTGCACGGTCGACACCGCTAGGTATGGAGAGGTCTCCTGACCACTCGCTACAGAGACACATCAGCATCACCAACCAGAAAAACCTCAGACTAGCCTCCTCCACACCCTCAAGCCCCATCCCTATCCCCAAACCCCACAGCACCCCTAGTCATAGCAGACCGGCAGACCCAGGCCTGGTTATCTCCAGCAGCCCAGACCAGAGCAACCCCTCCAGGTCTGAGTCCGACCCTGCCCTGCCTGCAGATGATGAGAGGTGTGAGAAGAAAGGGAGGACCAGAGAGTCGAGGAGAGCACTTCCCTATGGGTGTTCATACCAAACAACCCCCTATCAAGGCCAAGGAGGATCCAGGCAACTGCAG AGCTACATGCAGCTGCTCCAACAGCACTCATCCCTGGAGTACTCCCAGAGCCAGCTGAGCCTGCTCAGCGTCTGTAGAGATCCTGTGCACCGGAGTGGACGCCCGGGGGAGCCCCGTCTGGAGTGGAAGGTCAAAGTCCGCGCTGACGGCACGCGCTACGTGGCCCGGAGGCCTGCCCGTGACCGCATCCTGAGGGAGCGGGCGCTGAGGAtccgagaggagaggagcggaggCATGACCACGGACGATGATGCCATGAGCGAGATGAAGATGGGCCGCTATTggagcaaagaggagaggaagcagcacTTGGCGCGGGCCAGGGagcagaggaaaaggagggagTTCATGCAAAAGAGCCGCTTGGAGTGTCTTAAAGAGGGACCGGCCAGCGGAGCCGAGGGCAGGAAAGAGATCAATATCTTAGAGCTCAGTCACaaaaagatgatgaagaaacGAAACAAAAAGATACTCGACAACTGGATGACGATCCAGGAGCTGATGAGCCACGGGGCCCGAGTCCCTGAGGGCTCGAAAGTACACAACGCCTTCCTGTCTGTCACAACTGTCTAA